In Chelmon rostratus isolate fCheRos1 chromosome 20, fCheRos1.pri, whole genome shotgun sequence, a single window of DNA contains:
- the LOC121623701 gene encoding retinol dehydrogenase 11-like, which translates to MQAIRSLFIPKWSSDVRLDGKTAIVTGANVGIGKETAKDLAGRGARVILACRDMAKGEQAARDIMREVKAAKVVARQLDLADTKSICQFAENIYNTEKALHYLINNAGVAICPHGLTADGYEMQFGVNHLGHFFLTFLLLDLLKHSAPSRVINVSSATQAMGKIQFDDLSGEKDYHPFRAYAQSKLANVLFTRELAKRTEALGVMAYCVDPGAVNTEITRHFMRPLVDFIKTFSFLIKTPAEGAYTTVYCTVTPESQLLTGGYYKDCASAMSSRAGQDDGTALKLWAVSCHMLGIRWR; encoded by the exons ATGCAAGCAATCAG GTCTCTGTTTATCCCCAAGTGGTCTTCAGATGTGCGCCTAGATGGGAAGACAGCTATAGTAACGGGGGCCAACGTTGGAATAGGCAAAGAGACGGCCAAAGACCTGGCCGGCAGAG GTGCTCGGGTGATTCTGGCGTGCAGAGACATGGCGAAGGGAGAGCAGGCTGCTCGCGACATCATGAGGGAGGTGAAGGCAGCCAAGGTAGTCGCCAGGCAACTGGATCTGGCCGACACCAAATCGATCTGCCAGTTCGCTGAGAATATCTACAACA ctgagaaGGCTCTTCACTACCTGATCAACAATGCAGGTGTAGCGATTTGCCCTCACGGCCTCACAGCGGATGGATACGAGATGCAGTTTGGAGTCAATCACTTGG GTCATTTCTTCCTGACCTTTCTGTTACTGGACTTGCTGAAGCACTCTGCACCGTCGCGGGTCATCAACGTGTCATCGGCAACGCAAGCCATGGGCAAGATCCAGTTTGATGACCTGAGCGGTGAGAAGGACTACCACCCTTTCAGGGCCTACGCACAGAGCAAGCTGGCCAACGTCCTGTTTACCAGAGAGTTGGCCAAAAGGACTGAGg CTCTAGGTGTGATGGCATACTGTGTGGACCCCGGCGCGGTGAACACTGAAATCACAAGGCACTTCATGCGCCCTCTTGTGGACTTCATCAAGACCTTCAGTTTCCTGATCAAGACCCCGGCAGAGGGAGCTTACACCACCGTCTACTGCACAGTCACCCCTGAGAGCCAGCTGCTCACCGGAGGATACTACAA GGACTGCGCCAGCGCTATGAGCTCCAGGGCGGGTCAGGATGATGGCACCGCCTTAAAGCTGTGGGCCGTGAGCTGCCACATGCTAGGCATCCGCTGGAGATAG
- the LOC121623703 gene encoding retinol dehydrogenase 12-like — MACRDLERAEEARTEILEDTGNEDVVIRKLDLSDTKSIRAFAELINKEEKQVNILINNAGIMMCPFSKTADGFEMQLGVNHLGHFLLTYLLLDLIRRSAPARIVVVASVAHTWTGLRLDDINSERSYDTMKAYGQSKLANVLFARSLAKRLQGTGVSVFSLHPGVVQSDLWRHQHQCIQVAVKIFRIFTKTTVEGAQTTIYCAVEPRLDSQSGGYFSDCAPARCSRIASDDDLAQKLWEVSCNMLGLTWQ, encoded by the exons ATGGCGTGCAGGGACCTGGAGAGGGCGGAGGAGGCACGGACGGAGATTCTGGAAGACACGGGAAATGAGGACGTGGTCATCAGGAAACTGGATCTGTCTGACACCAAGTCCATCAGAGCGTTTGCTGAACTCATCAACAAGG AGGAGAAGCAAGTGAATATCCTGATAAACAATGCAGGCATCATGATGTGTCCCTTCTCCAAGACCGCTGACGGGTTTGAAATGCAGTTAGGGGTCAATCATTTGG GTCACTTCTTGTTGACTTACCTGCTGCTGGACCTCATCCGACGTTCGGCCCCTGCCCGTATCGTCGTCGTGGCGTCGGTGGCCCACACCTGGACCGGGCTTCGACTGGATGACATCAACAGCGAGAGGAGTTACGATACCATGAAGGCCTACGGACAGAGCAAGCTGGCTAACGTCCTCTTTGCACGCTCGCTTGCCAAACGGTTACAAG GTACAGGGGTGAGCGTGTTCTCTCTGCACCCAGGGGTGGTGCAGTCAGACCTGTGGAGGCACCAGCACCAGTGTATCCAGGTAGCAGTGAAGATCTTCAGGATTTTCACCAAGACAACAGTGGAGGGGGCACAGACCACCATCTACTGCGCTGTGGAGCCTCGCCTGGACAGCCAGAGTGGAGGGTACTTCAG CGACTGCGCTCCTGCAAGGTGCTCGAGGATCGCTTCTGATGACGACTTGGCCCAAAAGCTGTGGGAGGTCAGCTGCAACATGCTTGGCCTCACCTGGCAGTGA